A region from the Biomphalaria glabrata chromosome 14, xgBioGlab47.1, whole genome shotgun sequence genome encodes:
- the LOC106067181 gene encoding uncharacterized protein LOC106067181 isoform X2: MCVSVTHHFSKEKINLNYLKAHSNSSGTSDVHVIGGLWWYCYADPITGNTCDIYPLGGEEGAIWAVRLFVFLNVLLSVFCCLTVFFRICFQGVGRTICQGITAFVTGCCGFVVVGLFVYLFDNGYSLPLKGVVFSWVFYIYIIGCALVTVAAGFLCLVVP; this comes from the exons atgtgtgtgagtgtgactCATCATTTCTCCAAAGAAAAG ATTAACCTGAATTATCTGAAAGCCCACTCCAACAGCAGCGGCACAAGTGATGTCCACGTGATAGGTGGGTTATGGTGGTACTGCTACGCAGACCCTATCACTGGTAACACCTGTGACATTTACCCACTTGGTGGTGAGGAAG GAGCCATTTGGGCTGTCAGATTGTTTGTCTTCCTTAATGTGCTACTGTCAGTGTTCTGTTGTCTGACAGTATTCTTCCGCATCTGTTTCCAGGGTGTTGGTAGAACCATCTGCCAGGGTATCACAGCGTTTGTTACAG gTTGCTGTGGATTTGTTGTTGTGGGACTCTTTGTTTACTTATTCGACAATGGCTACTCACTACCCCTCAAAGGAGTTGTCTTTTCTTGGGTTTTCTATATTTACATCATTGGCTGCGCTCTAGTGACGGTTGCAGCTGGTTTCCTGTGTTTGGTCGTTCCATGA
- the LOC106067181 gene encoding uncharacterized protein LOC106067181 isoform X1: MRYRDTNKVQLLNFVVLVTGSIMCLLGAVAPFWQEGEINLNYLKAHSNSSGTSDVHVIGGLWWYCYADPITGNTCDIYPLGGEEGAIWAVRLFVFLNVLLSVFCCLTVFFRICFQGVGRTICQGITAFVTGCCGFVVVGLFVYLFDNGYSLPLKGVVFSWVFYIYIIGCALVTVAAGFLCLVVP, translated from the exons ATGCGCTACAGGGACACCAACAAGGTGCAGCTGCTCAACTTTGTGGTACTGGTCACGGGGAGTATCATGTGCCTGTTGGGCGCCGTAGCACCTTTCTGGCAGGAAGGTGAG ATTAACCTGAATTATCTGAAAGCCCACTCCAACAGCAGCGGCACAAGTGATGTCCACGTGATAGGTGGGTTATGGTGGTACTGCTACGCAGACCCTATCACTGGTAACACCTGTGACATTTACCCACTTGGTGGTGAGGAAG GAGCCATTTGGGCTGTCAGATTGTTTGTCTTCCTTAATGTGCTACTGTCAGTGTTCTGTTGTCTGACAGTATTCTTCCGCATCTGTTTCCAGGGTGTTGGTAGAACCATCTGCCAGGGTATCACAGCGTTTGTTACAG gTTGCTGTGGATTTGTTGTTGTGGGACTCTTTGTTTACTTATTCGACAATGGCTACTCACTACCCCTCAAAGGAGTTGTCTTTTCTTGGGTTTTCTATATTTACATCATTGGCTGCGCTCTAGTGACGGTTGCAGCTGGTTTCCTGTGTTTGGTCGTTCCATGA